TTGAACGATTTTAGCAGTCTCGTACTTGACATTAGATATGTGATCGTTTCGTACGTCTTTGTTAACAGTCAGGACCTGGTACTTCTTGTACCGGTACTCTTTACCTTTATAGGGAAGGAAGAATGCTTTATCCTGTGGAACCACCTTCCCAAGTCCGTACTTATTCTTGCCTACAAACGTGTTCGACCCAGGGCAGGTGTTAATGGAATTCAAAGGCACAGAACCATATGAATCATCTTTCCACTCCAGAAGCTCAAGCTGATCTTTGTTTACAAGAATCTGAAATGAAGAaccaagtttttcttttttgccataGGCGTAGCGACAATAAGACCCCAAGCTGGGGTTGTAGAAGCCGGCTGAACACTCATAGTTACAGACGTAGTCTGTCCGACCCTCATACTCATTGTAAATTGAAACAACTCCATTTGGTAATGAACCAGGCCATGTCACCCACTgaaggtttgtgtttgtcagagtGAAGAAGGACGAACGGTACTGGACTTTCTTGAAGTTGGAATGATTCAGATTGGCCAACGTTGTGTCATTGACAGGGACTTGGTGGATCCCGTTCTCTAGATCTGGGTTCAGAACAGAGACTGTAAAATAAGGAAAAGGGACAGtttgaaaatgctgttttacaGTCAGTGATTCTTTACAGGCCGTAATTAGGAGCCACGTGATCATCGTTTCATTATCATGTTGCTGTTTGTCACTTGTTGgtatttttgtcaaatttttcCACGACAAGCTTTTAGTTCCCTTCGCTCATTAAACCTAAGAAGCATAAAAGAGATGTGTTTTTACCGTTTTGAAGCTGTGAAGTGTCGGGTACGATTTCCTGCGGAGCGGCCGAGGTCACAGCCAGAAGgggcaacagcagcaacaacacgGAAAACCTCATCTGGAGATGAAACCACGACAAACACAATGATTTCAGGGACCACATGTCGATGGTTTGAGGTCAGTAGTTTCTCCTCATGCATGTGATGTGTAGAGACATACAACATGTGTAGGAAGAAAATTGAACTTAAAACACTAAAGCACTTAGTCTGTAAAATATAAAGGATTTCAGCAATTGAACTGAAAAAAGTGTCACCGGATCAAATTCTTATTGGAACAATCAGCAGCCTTCTGCTCAGGGCAAAGTTCCTCGAGCTAAATTCCGTTTTGCACCACAATTTGTGTAGAGCATCAATCTTTTAGTCTAATCCCGAAGTGTTTATTAAGAATGTGTCCTTTTTTCTGACCTTTGATAATTCATACGACTTCTAAATGTCCAATGTTTGCagattttatgatattttaatttGGAAAAATACTTTAGATCCAGAGAAACCTGATCTAATTTCTATgaaaatacagctgttctgttttgcaTGTTCTGtcctttaaaagctttaaaatattaaaaacacttaaaaattaaagttaaaaatacaatGAACAGTACTTACGCTTGTTGTCATGAATCTATGAATCTGCCTCTACTGTCCGTCCAGGTTTTATACTGTGGCTGGTTTATGGCtgaagcataaaaacacatactcCCACTTTGCTCCGACCTTCATcggttttaaaaaatgactaatTTGGGATTAATCATAAAAGATAAGATATAAAGACCTTGTAAAATCCTAAAGATACAGTTGATGTAAACTGTCTGTTTGCACCCTGAACAAACATTGACTTTCACAAAGCTGTAAACCTTTCTGCCATCAGGTCCACAGTGTTTGTGAAGAGGTTactttttaatgaaacacatgcacagcaacCCTCATCAGCCCATTTGACTTATTTACACAAATGTAGTTtgaatgacaatccagagttgagcctaggatgcagagatccagtcctacacgtctctctgcagtgtccttacaaccgtcacccccccacaactcccacatacctatagagactgtgtctgttccccgacctaaattacataaagtaaatatgaaaacaagaggagttaatcatgataacttaataaaagttaagactactcttatgtggaaatgtggattattaaatatcagatctctctcttctaaatctctgttagtaaatgacttaataactgatcatcaattcgatttattttgtctcactgaaacttggttgcagcaggaagaatatgtcagtttagatgagtcatattaatgatcatgttcctagaagcacaggccgaggtggaggagttgcagcaatcttccattgtagcttatcaataattcctagacctaaacatagttataactcattttagagccttactcttagcctttcacacccaaactggaaaactcaaaaaccactattatttgttatcgtgtaccgtcctccagtcccttattcagagtttttgatagaattttctgattttctatctgatttagtgcttagtacagataaagtcattatagtgggtgactttaacattcatgtagatgctgacagtaactgtctgagcactgcgtttaattcattattagatttaattggtttttcccaaaatgtaaataaacccactcactgttttagtcacacgttagaccttgttgttacgtatggaattgaagcggataatttaaccatatttcctcacaactctcttctgtctgaccattttttaataacatttgaatttacaataacggactatacagcagttagggacaaattccactatagcagatgcttaagtgaaaaagctgtcaacaaatttaaagaaatgatttcttcatcatttgcttcaccatatgttaacacaatggaaagtagtctccttaatgttactcctgcacaagtagattatcttgttgacaattctgcagcctcactacgtacaatactcgatagtgttgcccctctaaaaaagaaggcagtaaaccagaagaggtgatctccatggtatagttcacaaacacgcaacttaaaacaggaaacacgaaagttggaaaggaagtggttccagaaatttagaagaatctcatttagcctggaaaaatagtttaaaaatgtacaaaaaagctctgtgatgccagaacaacatattattcatcattaatagaagaaaacaagaacaacccccggtttctgttcagcactgtagccaggctgactaagagccatagttctgttgagcctagttttcccttaactctgagcagcactgacttcatgactttctttataaataaaattgtagctattagagaaagaattcaccagatcctccccccaaatattacagatagatcttcatgtacagcagtgctagagtcatcaataaggccccaatccctgttagactgctttttacccatagagctgtctgagctaacttcaattattacctcatctaaaccaacaacctgtctgctagaccctattccaactaagctgctcaaggaagctttacccttaatagatacgttcatattagatatcatcaatctatctttagaaacaggctacgTACCAAGACTtttagtcaggatttagagttcatcatagtacagaaacagcactggtaaaagtcaccaacaatcttctcatggcctcagataatggactcatctctatacttgttctgttagatcttagtgctgcatttgataccattgatcataacattttattacagagactggaacatgaaattgggattaaaggaaccgaactaggttggtttaaatcttatctatctgatagatttcaatttgttcatgttaatgatgaatcctccatgcacacaaaggttagctatgcagttccacaaggctctgtgttaggaccaatactttttactttatatatgtctcctttaggcaacattattagaaaacactccatacatttccactgttatgctgatgatacccagctatatttatctatggaaccagatgaaaaaaaaatcagttaatcaagcttcaagcctacaagacataaaggcctggatgtcccacaattttttacttctaaactcagacaaaactgaagtcatagtatttgggcccaaaagtctcagagatatgatgtccaaccatattgttactctagatggcataagtctggcctacagtactactgcaaggaaccttggagttattttggaCCAGAATTTGTcactttacctcacatataagacaaatctctagaacagctttctttcacctacggaacattgctaatattaggagcatcctgtctcaaagtgatgccgaaaaactggtccatgcatttgttacctctaggttggactactgtaattccctactttcaggatgccccagtaactaaagagcctgcaattaatccaaaatgctgcagcaagagtgctgactggaactagcaagagagatcatatttcaccttcactagcttctctccattggcttcctattaaatttagaatagaatttaaaaccctgcttcttacatataaagctctgaatggtcaggctccatcatatatagaagatctcatagcaccatatcatcccaatagaccacttcgctctcagaatgcaggcctacttgtggttcccagaatttccaaaagtagaatgggaggtagagcctttagctatcaagctcctctcttgtggaaccagctcccagttcagattcgggaagcagacaccctctctacttttaagtctaggcttaaaaccttcctctttaataaagcatatagttagttatagttatgctgctataggcttagactgctgggggacccaccccccaatgcactgagctcctttcctcctcttgaccatctctcctctcctctcaccccacaattgtgaccactgtatgacattaactctgtgtgttctctcccatagttgtctttgtcttctctgtctccctctctctgtccctttctgcaggtgtccccggctttgaagctgtgtgtcttccagtgtgcagctactggttctaccaacctgcccgatgttttgttgttgctttttgttgctcttttcttttctctcttcactttccactcaccccaaccggtcgaggcagatggtcgtcccccctgagcctggttctgctggaggtttattcggttaaagggagtttttactctccactgttgcctatggcttgttcaagggggaattgttgggttctctctatacatctttataatcttgactttattctgtaaagtgccctgagatgactttgttgtgaattggcgcaatataaataaagttgaattgaattgaattgaattgaacccccaacagcccattctcctccccagctgtgcagttccATTCCAAAcctggtagaaattagggagggttgcgtcaggaaggggactggcgtaaaaactgtgccaaatcaaccactgaccctgtgttctgTGGACTACATGCACACTTTTGAGCTGGGGCCGTGCATCTGCTTTCATTAGGAGTCAGGATAATGAATGTTAGAAGTGTTTCTTTGAAATGACATGCACATTCCAGTCAGCCCAGTTTATGTGCATGATTTTATGGACTCTTTTGAAAAAGGAGGATGGCGCCTGATTGATGAACAGCTAACAATGATTAAAAGACCCGTCCCCTCAAAGCTCAGCGTCGGTCGAGACTAAATGTAATATGCAAActgtataaaatgcatttttgcagGTTTGACATCTACTGGCCTCGTAACAAAAAGAGCAGTCCCGGTCCACAGACCCCACCTGGTCAAAGACCTCCCGTATTCACCCACATGCACCCACATGTCTATAGTCATCTGTTCCTTTGTAAAAGATGGTCTTACTGagatctgtctctgtctcatcaCCTTTGCAGTTCAATTAACCTCTGGAGATTAAACCCGTTTCTTTGCAGAATCCTGGGTACTTGGAACAGGTTTAGACTCACTTCTGAGGCACTGAACCATATGAAAACCTCAAAGTTCTCTTTGTTCAAAGGTTCTCAAAACCCATTTTTGCATTAGGTCAGAATGTGGGAAACAGCGTAGGGTCTGTTAACTTATTAAAGTAAACACAGAACAAGGAAGCACATGACTGAAACTAGTAGACTGATAAAGTCCCAACATGTTTCCTGCTCGTCATGTGTCCTGCTGTTGAAATAATTTGAGTGGCACATTCTGGGAATCAAACCCACACATCCTTCACTGTTCCTGTGATTTAAAGATGCTGCAATAGCATCAaatcagtttgttgttttcccACAAGACCCGTGATCTGCTAACAGCTAGTTTTCATCATTGCTATTAAATCCAATTGTAAACTTTTTCCCACTATTCTACAGAAAAATCAAAGATCGTCTTTTTAcccttttattttctgaaactaTGTGAACTTTGCaggaaaaaacatgaacaagTGCCCAAAATGAAATAGAACTTAGTTTCTGCTCCTTGTTTTTAGACTTGTTGtactgttgttttgtctctttgtggccGTTTAGCGTTGGTCGAAAGTTAAAGCTGTGGTTCACAGAGAGGCAGCAGGGGGCAGCAGCACACTGACGTTTGGTCAGAAAAGCTCCAGTCAGAGTTTGGAGCTTTAGATTTTCACAGCAGCTTGACTGAGATGCTGGATCTCAAGGCCATTTCAGTGTAGGAGGATGCAAACTTGATGATAATCATGCACATTCATCATCTGAACTAACAGCATTGGTCATGGAAacaaagttatagtaaaataatgcaaattaaatTGCTGCAAACGTTTGCATCTTCTTTGACAAATGTATTAAACCTTAACTTTAATTTGTGATTAGAACATTTTGTTCCAGCTGAATATTATGCTGATGAGAAATAAATGttgatatttcaaaataaagggatgcaaacatttgcacccaactgtatcttagtctttgtctctctcacacacacacacacacacacacacacacacacacacacacacacacacacaccatcatccTCTTTCCTTCACCGTCTTTTTGCTTTTAGAAAACATCACATCAAAGTCCACTTTCTGCTTTCTCTGCTTGGTTCCTACTGAAGATTtataacacactgtaaacatttcgctccattttaaaaatgtgtgtgtgtgtttgggataATGAAGCATCGTGTCTCTTTGCAGCAGTGTGACACTGATGTGTTTAAGTTCCTGTGGCCCAGCTTTGAAAACAAAAGGCAGTAAATGATTAATGAAATGAGATTAGAaatcaaaatatcaaactgCCTACAAAGTTTCAGTTTCGACATCTGATATGCTGTTTGTggtttattgtgaataaaatatgttttacacatttacacatcgtcccatcATTTTGGGATTTTTGGGTTGTACTTTACATGTGGCTGGTTAATTGTATAGTACAGGACACAAAATGAATCCAAATTTCTGCCTGACGGTGAGTAAAGGCCCATCAGCCATAGACTTTAGAGCAAAGGGTGAAGTAGAGACGAGTGAACCTGGTTGATGGGAGGTGTTAGGTGGTGATGGACTGTTTACTTGCCTCTCTACAGCATTAGACTGTTAGACAACATTAGGTCTTAAATGATTAGGTTCTGTCTCTTTAGGACACACTGCTGATGCAATGAGAGCAGAATGCTGATTTAAATGCTTTGCAAAAGGTCAAAAGGTCAAAAGGTCATAGCAGACGCTCTGTGTTTGCCTCCTGCACTGTGGCAGTGGGACAGAGACAGCTGAGTGTCCTCTGCTGGGCCCTTCAGGCTCCGCTCATTCCAGCTGAGTGAGCTGCTGATCGGGGTGTTGGGATCGATGGCTGCACAGGCTCAGAGTGACAGGGATCAGGCAAACGGCTCATTAAAGGCTGAGACTgtatctgtcacacacacacacacacacacacacacacaaagctgctcctcatgttggtgtttttgttttaatagcaTTTTATCATTAGAAGAACAGGCCAAGTCCAtaattgttgtctgtctacactctGCAGCCCACAAGTCTTTTGATCTTGGGGTATTTTGCATCCGATGTTGCCCCCAGCAGGCAAAATGCATGTTCAGTTAGATTCAAACGGGAGCAAACAGTTACGGAGCTGCTGTAACCCTGCAGGGTGTTGGGAGCACGTCACACCCGACGTCTGCAGACAACAATGATGCATGATTTGTTGCTTTGCTTTACTCTGGGGTCACACAGTTGCATTTGCTCCACTGTGGGGGCAACTTTGAGGAcacttttgctgcatttggctctTCAGGATCATCATGTACTGTTCACATGTTGGTGTGTGGTGATTTGTGGCTGCTGTGCATTGATTCATTTCTTTCAGATGTTTGTTATGTAAAGCTTGTGTCTCTGCAACATGTGCAAACATGTTCCATAATTAATCATGTTGGAAGCTGCTTTATGAACAGGAGAAAACTAAGGCTTAGTGTGAGCAGAGGCAAAGTCTGTGATCTGAATGTCCTCTGTGCTTCATATACATGTATGAGAACAACTTGAGTTTCtacacaatgaaatgaaaaatcccAACATTCAAATCAGAGACGCACAAGAGGCGAATGCATAAATGATGAGTGTGTCTCCAACAATaagaaacacactgtacatcTAACGCAATGATTCATCCTCTTTACAGCAGATGCGTTACGGTTCCTGCTGTGCACAGCTGAGACAGCAGGGGGCAGCAACAGATGCTTTTTAAATCAGTGAACACAGACTTGAAGCATTAGCAGACCTCATGAATTTATTCCTCCGTCATGTCAGAGGGGAAAAGAATCAACAGAAAAGCAGCATGGATGTCGGTTGtgtgctttattttataaatgcagCGGAAATTTGGaacaaacaacaataatgaTTGATGACTTAGTGACTtagattaaatgattaaatgtaaataatgaaaatcgGTAACAAAGCTTTAGCTTGTGTAATTACTCACAGCTAGGAAACTACCTACATGAAGTAAAACTGCCTTTTCCAGTGTTCCCTCACACACACGGCCTGGCATTAGGAATAGGTACACAGCGCTCCACCCGAGTCACAACCTCTCCAACCTGGACCTTGTTATACGTCCCAGTGATGGACGCCTCTCTGATCTCCCCGTTCTTGAAGGTGCGTTTCAAATGTGCGGTGAAGGGGATGTTGGCCTTGTACTTGTATCCCACCATTTTGACTGTACAGGTGCTGTTTGGTGGGACTTTGagctgcacagacacagagtgaTCAATCGACTCCACCACTGTGGTTCCTTTGGAGAACTGCTGCGTTTTCTCGGTGCTGAACTCAATACCTGCTGAGATATCAATACCTGATGAGATAATATTAGGGATTTGGGCACTGATGGTGGTCTTAACACCCACTGCGATGATAAAGCTGGAGTCCCACCTCTGCTCCACTTCGGTTTTCTTTGTCAGTGTAACGGTTTTTACCACTTCCTGGCAGCCATTGTTGGTGGTAGTGGATTTCCGCATGGTCTCTGGAGGATATTGAACGATTTTAGCAGTCTCGTACTTGACATTAGATATGTGATCGTTTCGTACGTCTTTGTTAACAGTCAGGACCTGGTACTTCTTGTACCGGTACTCTTTACCTTTATAGGGAAGGAAGAATGCTTTATCCTGTGGAACCACCTTCCCAAGTCCGTACTTATTCTTGCCTACAAACGTGTTCGACCCAGGGCAGGTGTTAATGGAATTCAAAGGCACAGAACCATATGAATCATCTTTCCACTCCAGAAGCTCAAGCTGATCTTTGTTTACAAGAATCTGAAATGAAGAaccaagtttttcttttttgccataGGCGTAGCGACAATAAGACCCCAAGCTGGGGTTGTAGAAGCCGGCTGAACACTCATAGTTACAGACGTAGTCTGTCCGACCCTCATACTCATTGTAAATTGAAACAACTCCATTTGGTAATGAACCAGGCCATGTCACCCACTgaaggtttgtgtttgtcagagtGAAGAAGGACGAACGGTACTGGACTTTCTTGAAGTTGGAATGATTCAGATTGGCCAACGTTGTGTCATTGACAGGGACTTGGTGGATCCCGTTCTCTAGATCTGGGTTCAGAACAGAGACTGTAAAATAAGGAAAAGGGACAGtttgaaaatgctgttttacaGTCAG
This window of the Channa argus isolate prfri chromosome 11, Channa argus male v1.0, whole genome shotgun sequence genome carries:
- the LOC137136297 gene encoding natterin-3-like isoform X2 — translated: MTTSMRFSVLLLLLPLLAVTSAAPQEIVPDTSQLQNVSVLNPDLENGIHQVPVNDTTLANLNHSNFKKVQYRSSFFTLTNTNLQWVTWPGSLPNGVVSIYNEYEGRTDYVCNYECSAGFYNPSLGSYCRYAYGKKEKLGSSFQILVNKDQLELLEWKDDSYGSVPLNSINTCPGSNTFVGKNKYGLGKVVPQDKAFFLPYKETMRKSTTTNNGCQEVVKTVTLTKKTEVEQRWDSSFIIAVGVKTTISAQIPNIISSGIDISAGIEFSTEKTQQFSKGTTVVESIDHSVSVQLKVPPNSTCTVKMVGYKYKANIPFTAHLKRTFKNGEIREASITGTYNKVQVGEVVTRVERCVPIPNARPCV
- the LOC137136297 gene encoding natterin-3-like isoform X1 → MTTSMRFSVLLLLLPLLAVTSAAPQEIVPDTSQLQNVSVLNPDLENGIHQVPVNDTTLANLNHSNFKKVQYRSSFFTLTNTNLQWVTWPGSLPNGVVSIYNEYEGRTDYVCNYECSAGFYNPSLGSYCRYAYGKKEKLGSSFQILVNKDQLELLEWKDDSYGSVPLNSINTCPGSNTFVGKNKYGLGKVVPQDKAFFLPYKGKEYRYKKYQVLTVNKDVRNDHISNVKYETAKIVQYPPETMRKSTTTNNGCQEVVKTVTLTKKTEVEQRWDSSFIIAVGVKTTISAQIPNIISSGIDISAGIEFSTEKTQQFSKGTTVVESIDHSVSVQLKVPPNSTCTVKMVGYKYKANIPFTAHLKRTFKNGEIREASITGTYNKVQVGEVVTRVERCVPIPNARPCV
- the LOC137136295 gene encoding natterin-3-like isoform X2, coding for MTTSMRFSVLLLLLPLLAVTSAAPQEIVPDTSQLQNVSVLNPDLENGIHQVPVNDTTLANLNHSNFKKVQYRSSFFTLTNTNLQWVTWPGSLPNGVVSIYNEYEGRTDYVCNYECSAGFYNPSLGSYCRYAYGKKEKLGSSFQILVNKDQLELLEWKDDSYGSVPLNSINTCPGSNTFVGKNKYGLGKVVPQDKAFFLPYKETMRKSTTTNNGCQEVVKTVTLTKKTEVEQRWDSSFIIAVGVKTTISAQIPNIISSGIDISAGIEFSTEKTQQFSKGTTVVESIDHSVSVQLKVPPNSTCTVKMVGYKYKANIPFTAHLKRTFKNGEIREASITGTYNKVQVGEVVTRVERCVPIPNARPCV
- the LOC137136295 gene encoding natterin-3-like isoform X1; amino-acid sequence: MTTSMRFSVLLLLLPLLAVTSAAPQEIVPDTSQLQNVSVLNPDLENGIHQVPVNDTTLANLNHSNFKKVQYRSSFFTLTNTNLQWVTWPGSLPNGVVSIYNEYEGRTDYVCNYECSAGFYNPSLGSYCRYAYGKKEKLGSSFQILVNKDQLELLEWKDDSYGSVPLNSINTCPGSNTFVGKNKYGLGKVVPQDKAFFLPYKGKEYRYKKYQVLTVNKDVRNDHISNVKYETAKIVQYPPETMRKSTTTNNGCQEVVKTVTLTKKTEVEQRWDSSFIIAVGVKTTISAQIPNIISSGIDISAGIEFSTEKTQQFSKGTTVVESIDHSVSVQLKVPPNSTCTVKMVGYKYKANIPFTAHLKRTFKNGEIREASITGTYNKVQVGEVVTRVERCVPIPNARPCV